The stretch of DNA CAGGCTTGTTGTTAAGACTACTGTTTATAAGCCTTTCTACGGATACGAAGAAAGTATCAAGGTCGAAATGTAATATGCTTCTTTTGTCTTCCATTAAAAATATTTTATAAAAATTTGGTGTTTTAAAAATCTCATACTATCTTTGATTATATTTTAATCAAATAATTGTTTACAATATAAGCACTATTTTGATAACTGCAATAATTTTTTAAATAAAAATTAAAAAGGAGAAAATATGTATTTTGGTAAAAACATAAAATTATTAAGACAGCGACTAAAAATCACTCAAAGTGAAGTTGCTGAAGATTTGAAAATGAAAAGGTCAACACTAAGTGGATATGAAAATAGTGTTTCTCATCCTACCATAAAGGCTATGCTGGCTTTTTCCAAATATTATACTGTGTCAATAGATACTTTATTAAAAATGGATTTGAGTGAGTTGACCGATGGAATTTTAAGCGAGGTAATAGATGGGAGTGATGTGTTTATAAATGGAACTAAATTGCGAGTGCTGGCAACAACGGTAAATAGTGAAAATATTGAAAACATTGAATTGATACACGAAAAAGCTAAAGCAGGCTATACAACAGGTTTTGCCGACCCTGAATTTATAAAACTCCTGCCTACTTTTCATTTACCTTTTTTGTCGAAAGAAAGAAAATACAGAACTTTTCAAATTAGTGGTGATTCTATGTTGCCAATACCTGACGGTGCTTATGTTACAGGAGAATATGTTGAAAACTGGAGGCTTATTCGTGATCGTCATGCCTACATAATTCTTACCATGGATGATGGTATTGTTTTTAAAGTTACGGAAAACAAAATTGAAAAAGAAAAAAAGCTAACTTTGTATTCCTTAAATCCAATTTATGAGCCTTATAATATTCATATTAAAGAAG from Bacteroidota bacterium encodes:
- a CDS encoding LexA family transcriptional regulator: MYFGKNIKLLRQRLKITQSEVAEDLKMKRSTLSGYENSVSHPTIKAMLAFSKYYTVSIDTLLKMDLSELTDGILSEVIDGSDVFINGTKLRVLATTVNSENIENIELIHEKAKAGYTTGFADPEFIKLLPTFHLPFLSKERKYRTFQISGDSMLPIPDGAYVTGEYVENWRLIRDRHAYIILTMDDGIVFKVTENKIEKEKKLTLYSLNPIYEPYNIHIKEVKEVWKFVNYISTEVPEGNLPKDELLKTVSNLKKDMDELK